A stretch of the Malus domestica chromosome 08, GDT2T_hap1 genome encodes the following:
- the LOC103408706 gene encoding calcium-transporting ATPase 3, endoplasmic reticulum-type produces the protein MEDAYARSVTEVLDFFGVDPKKGLNESQVAQHARLYGKNVLPEEKRASFWKLVLKQFDDLLVKILIVAALVSFVLALINGDTGLTAFLEPSVILLILAANAAVGVITETNAEKALEELRAYQADIATVLRNGCFSILPATELVPGDIVEVAVGGKIPADMRMIEMLSNQLRVDQAILTGESCSVGKELESTTATNVVYQDKTNILFSGTVVVAGRARAVVVGVGTHTAMGGIHDSMLQTEDEATPLKKKLDEFGTFLAKVIAGICVLVWIVNIGHFRDPAHGGFLRGAIHYFKIAVALAVAAIPEGLPAVVTTCLALGTKRMARLNAIVRSLPSVETLGCTTVICSDKTGTLTTNMMSASKVCVLHTVQHAPVISEYSVSGTTYAPEGLIFYSTGLQLELPAQSPCLLHIAMCSALCNESILQYNPDKSNYEKIGESTEVALRVLAEKIGLPGFDSMPSSLNMLSKHERASYCNHYWEDHFKKISVADFTRDRKMMSVLCSRNQLQIMFSKGAPESIISRCTSILCNDDGSAIPLTTSIQAELESRFHSFAGKETLRCLALAFKRMPMGLQSLSHKDEKDLTFIGLVGMLDPPREEVRNAMLSCMTAGIRVIVVTGDNKSTAESLCRKIGAFDHLEDLAGHSYTATEFEELPAMQKTLALQRMALFTRVEPSHKRMLVEALRNQNEVVAMTGDGVNDAPALKKADIGIAMGSGTAVAKSASDMVLADDNFATIVAAVAEGRAIYNNTKQFIRYMISSNIGEVVCIFVAAVLGIPDTLAPVQLLWVNLVTDGLPATAIGFNKQDSDVMKAKPRKVNEAVVSGWLFFRYLVIGAYVGLATVAGFIWWFVYSDNGPQLPYSELMNFDSCTTRDTTYPCSIFDDRHPSTVSMTVLVVVEMFNALNNLSENQSLVVIPPWSNLWLVGSIILTMILHVLILYIHPLSILFSVTPLSWADWTVVLYLSFPVIIIDEVLKFLSRSSTGMRWFNLRWRRPDFLPKRESRDK, from the exons ATGGAGGACGCTTACGCTCGATCCGTCACCGAG gtgttggATTTCTTCGGCGTGGACCCGAAGAAGGGCCTCAATGAGTCACAG GTTGCGCAACATGCAAGACTGTACGGCAAAAATG TGCTTCCGGAAGAGAAAA GGGCTTCATTCTGGAAATTGGTTTTGAAACAGTTTGATGATTTGCTTGTAAAGATCTTGATTGTTGCGGCgcttgtttcttttgttctGGCTTTGATTAATGGAGATACGGGATTAACAGCTTTTTTGGAGCCTTCT GTTATTCTCTTGATATTGGCCGCAAATGCTGCAGTAGGAGTGATTACAGAAACAAACGCAGAAAAGGCTCTTGAG GAGCTACGTGCATACCAAGCTGATATCGCAACTGTGCTGCGGaatg GTTGCTTCTCCATACTCCCAGCAACAGAGCTTGTCCCAGGTGATATTGTAGAAGTGGCTG TGGGAGGCAAAATTCCAGCTGATATGAGAATGATTGAGATGCTAAGTAATCAATTACGTGTTGATCAGGCAATTCTTACAG GTGAGAGTTGCTCTGTTGGAAAAGAGCTTGAGTCCACTACTGCAACAAATGTTGTATATCAAGACAAGACAAATATTCTTTTTTCG GGTACAGTAGTCGTGGCTGGTAGGGCTAGAGCTGTTGTAGTAGGAGTTGGAACACACACTGCTATGGGCGGTATACACGATTCAATGTTGCAAACGGAAGAT GAAGCAACGCCATTGAAAAAGAAGCTGGACGAATTTGGTACATTCTTGGCCAAG GTTATTGCTGGCATATGTGTACTGGTATGGATTGTAAATATTGGTCACTTTCGTGACCCTGCTCATGGTGGGTTCTTGCGTGGTGCAATTCATTACTTTAAG ATTGCAGTCGCACTTGCAGTTGCAGCAATCCCTGAAGGACTTCCAGCTGTCGTTACAAC TTGTTTGGCTCTTGGGACAAAACGAATGGCTCGGTTGAATGCCATTGTAAGGTCTTTGCCATCTGTTGAGACTTTAGGCTGCACTACAGTAATCTGCAGTGACAAAACCGGAACACTGACAACCAATATGATGTCTGCCTCAAAG GTTTGTGTGCTTCATACTGTACAACATGCTCCTGTGATTTCTGAATACAGTGTCAGTGGAACAACATACGCTCCGGAGGGCTTAATTTTTTACAGTACTGGGCTTCAG CTTGAACTTCCAGCTCAGTCTCCTTGTCTTCTTCACATAGCAATGTGTTCAGCACTATGCAATGAGTCTATCCTGCAATATAATCCTGACAAGAGTAACTATGAAAAAATTGGCGAGTCAACTGAAGTTGCCCTGCGTGTTCTTGCAGAGAAG ATTGGTCTTCCTGGCTTTGATTCTATGCCTTCTTCTCTGAATATGCTGAGCAAGCATGAACGTGCATCTTACTGTAATCACTACTGGGAGGACCATTTTAAAAAG ATTTCTGTTGCAGATTTTACTCGTGATCGGAAGATGATGAGTGTTCTTTGCAGCCGAAACCAATTGCAAATTATGTTTTCAAAAGGTGCTCCAGAGAGTATTATTTCTAGATGCACCAGTATTCTGTGCAATGATGATGGTTCTGCCATACCACTAACCACTAGTATCCAGGCTGAACTGGAATCAAGGTTCCATAG TTTTGCAGGAAAGGAAACACTAAGATGCTTGGCCCTGGCCTTCAAGCGGATGCCCATGGGTCTACAGAGTCTCTCCCATAAAGATGAGAAGGATCTAACATTCATTGGGTTG GTCGGAATGCTTGATCCACCAAGAGAAGAAGTGAGAAATGCTATGCTTTCATGCATGACTGCTGGCATACGAGTTATAGTTGTAACTGGGGACAACAAG TCAACAGCTGAATCACTTTGCCGCAAGATAGGGGCTTTTGATCACTTAGAAGATCTTGCTGGACACTCTTACACTGCAACTGAGTTTGAAGAATTACCAGCAATGCAGAAAACACTGGCATTGCAACGCATGGCACTATTCACCAG AGTTGAACCTTCTCATAAAAGGATGCTGGTTGAGGCCTTGCGAAACCAGAACGAAGTG GTTGCAATGACTGGTGATGGTGTTAATGATGCACCTGCACTAAAAAAGGCAGATATTGGAATTGCCATGGGTTCAGGAACAGCCGTTGCCAAG AGTGCTTCAGATATGGTTTTGGCTGATGACAATTTCGCTACTATTGTTGCA GCTGTTGCAGAGGGAAGGGCTATATACAATAACACAAAGCAATTTATTAGATATATGATCTCTTCAaatattggtgaagtagtttgTATTTTTGTGGCAGCTGTACTTGGCATACCTGATACCCTAGCCCCT GTCCAGCTGCTCTGGGTCAACTTAGTTACTGATGGATTACCTGCCACTGCTATTGGTTTCAATAAGCAAGATTCTGATGTGATGAAAGCTAAACCTCGTAAG GTCAATGAAGCAGTTGTTTCTGGATGGCTGTTTTTTCGTTATTTGGTAATTGGAG CTTATGTTGGGCTTGCCACGGTTGCCGGATTTATATGGTGGTTTGTTTACTCTGATAACGGTCCTCAACTGCCATATTCTGAATTG ATGAATTTTGACtcatgcacaacaagggatacAACTTATCCATGCAGTATATTTGATGACCGCCATCCATCAACTGTATCCATGACTGTGCTTGTGGTTGTTGAAATGTTTAACGCCTTGAATAATCTCAGTGAAAATCAGTCTCTTGT TGTTATCCCTCCGTGGAGTAACTTGTGGCTTGTTGGTTCGATTATTCTAACGATGATCCTTCACGTACTAATATTATACATCCATCCGCTCTCTATTCTTTTCTCC GTTACACCATTATCTTGGGCTGACTGGACTGTTGTGCTATACCTTTCATTTCCC GTTATTATCATCGATGAAGTGCTAAAGTTCTTATCAAGGAGTTCTACAG GCATGCGGTGGTTCAATCTCCGGTGGAGGCGGCCTGATTTTCTGCCAAAAAGGGAATCACGTGACAAATAG
- the LOC103421110 gene encoding WD repeat-containing protein PCN-like: MSEAYRASSVDWKPSPLVALATSVDDSQVAAARQDGSLEIWLVSPGSVGWHCQLTIHGDPESRVSSLIWCRAGSKGLPCGRLFSSSINGSVSQWDLFHLKQKTMLDSIGVSIWQMAVAPCTNETEPRDHPIGNGFLKANSTEGDDPETSDSEDDSDSAEINEQSVVENQRVALACDDGCVRIYTITNTDEFVYTKSLPRVSGRVLSVTWSPDAKFIYSGSSDGMIRCWDAKLGHEIYRITVGLGGLGSGPELCVWSLLSLRCGNLVSADSTGSVQFWDSQHGTLLQAHSYHKGDVNALAAAPSHNRVFSAGSDGQVILYKLSSATVGSSDDKSSSEATKKWIYVGLVKAHTHDVRALTVAVPISREDPLPDEGIKIHRKERHKITPNNINEFSYRKWAHLGVPMLISAGDDTKLIAYPVKEFTQFKPHDICPAPQRLPIQLVPNRTSKESLLLVQASSWVDILLVRTQSGTFSKIAPVSKWGQASTDLLVRVKSKASRKIICSTISNTGVLFAYSDHVKPSLYELKKNKVGKSALTVNKRQLPQKLPFAHSMVFSSDSSRLMIAGHDRRIYVVDVSREELVHRFTPCRDLQDEELPPSEPPITKLFTSSDGQWLAAINCFGDIYVFNLEIQRQHWFISRLNGASVTAGGFSPRNNNVLVITTSSNHVYALDVEERELGNWSRQHTYCLPKKFQEFPGEVIGLSFPPSTSSSSVIVYSARAMCWIDFGKPIDPDDESSGKPNGQNPTSLNLQSSNSIKKILKRKLTDSETESKLTAMKNFDFIWFPSPALFLGHLSNSSLLMIDKPWMEVVKSLDSAPVHKHVYGT, encoded by the exons ATGTCTGAAGCTTACAGGGCGAGTTCCGTCGATTGGAAGCCCTCTCCCTTGGTTGCCCTAGCCACCAGCGTCGACGACTCCCAAGTCGCCGCTGCTCGCCAGGACGGCTCCCTCGAGATTTGGCTCGTCTCCCCCGGCTCCGTCGGCTGGCACTGTCAGCTG ACGATTCATGGTGATCCTGAATCGAGAGTCTCGTCGCTTATTTGGTGTCGTGCCGGCTCGAAAGGGTTGCCTTGTGGACGGTTGTTCTCGTCGAGCATTAACGGTTCGGTTTCGCAGTGGGATCTTTTCCATTTGAAGCAGAAG ACCATGTTGGATTCTATTGGGGTCTCAATCTGGCAAATGGCTGTTGCACCGTGTACTAATGAAACAGAACCTAGGGACCACCCTATTGGAAATGGGTTTCTTAAAGCTAATAGTACCGAGGGGGATGATCCAGAAACCAGTGATAGCGAAGATGATTCCGATTCAGCTGAGATTAATGAGCAATCAGTAGTTGAGAACCAGCGTGTGGCATTAGCTTGTGATGATGGCTGTGTGCGGATATACACCATTACCAACACAGATGAGTTTGTATACACTAAATCATTGCCTAGGGTCAGTG GACGTGTCTTGAGTGTGACATGGAGTCCTGAtgctaaatttatatattcggGGAGTAGTGATGG GATGATAAGATGTTGGGATGCTAAATTGGGCCATGAAATTTATAGGATTACGGTTGGGCTTGGAGGTTTGGGTAGTGGACCTGAACTTTGCGTTTGGTCATTACTTTCTCTGAG GTGTGGGAACCTTGTAAGTGCAGACAGTACTGGCAGTGTTCAGTTTTGGGACAGTCAGCATGGAACTCTATTGCAGGCACATTCGTACCACAAAGGTGATGTAAATGCTCTGGCAGCAGCTCCCAGCCATAATAGGGTGTTTTCTGCTGGTTCTGATGGTCAG GTTATTCTTTATAAGCTCTCTAGTGCGACAGTGGGATCTAGTGATGACAAGTCTTCTTCTGAGGCGACGAAGAAATGGATCTATGTTGGTCTTGTAAAAGCTCATACACATGATGTTAGGGCTTTGACTGTGGCTGTACCGATCAGCAGAGAAG ATCCCTTGCCAGATGAAGGTATAAAAATACACCGTAAAGAACGTCATAAGATAACGCCTAATAACATTAATGAGTTCAGTTATCGTAAATGGGCACATTTGGGTGTTCCCATGCTTATCTCTGCTGGTGATGACACAAAGCTAATCGCTTATCCTGTTAAGGAGTTCACACAGTTTAAACCCCATGATATCTGCCCTGCGCCTCAAAGACTACCAATTCAACTGGTGCCTAATAGAACATCCAAAGAATCATTGCTTCTTGTACAAGCTTCTAGTTGGGTGGATATCCTACTTGTACGTACACAAAGTGGCACCTTTTCTAAGATTGCTCCTGTCTCCaaatggggccaagcctcaacAGATCTTTTGGTTCGAGTCAAGAGTAAGGCATCTCGGAAGATCATTTGCAGCACAATTTCTAATACGGGGGTGCTTTTTGCTTATTCTGACCATGTGAAACCTAGCCtatatgaattgaagaagaataaAGTTGGCAAAAGTGCACTGACTGTTAATAAAAGACAACTTCCACAGAAACTACCATTTGCCCATTCCATGGTTTTTAGTTCTGATTCTTCTCGCTTAATGATAGCAGGGCATGACAGAAGAATATAC GTTGTGGATGTGAGCAGAGAAGAACTAGTGCACAGGTTCACCCCTTGTCGCGATTTGCAGGATGAAGAATTACCAcctagtgagcctcccataacaaAACTGTTCACCAGTTCTGATGGGCAGTGGCTGGCTGCCATCAACTGCTTTGGAGATATTTATGTATTTAATCTCGAGATACAAAG GCAGCACTGGTTCATTTCAAGACTAAATGGTGCCTCTGTGACAGCTGGTGGTTTTTCCCCACGAAACAACAATGTGCTTGTAATCACAACCTCTTCAAATCATGTATATGCGTTGGATGTTGAGGAGAGAGAACTGGGAAACTGGTCGAGGCAGCATACATATTGTCTGCCGAAGAAATTCCAGGAATTTCCAGGCGAAGTTATCGGGCTCTCTTTCCCACCCTCCACAAGTTCATCTTCTGTTATCGTTTACAGTGCCAG GGCAATGTGCTGGATTGATTTCGGGAAGCCCATTGATCCAGATGATGAAAGTAGTGGCAAGCCAAACGGTCAGAATCCGACATCGTTGAATTTGCAAAGTAGTAATTCCATTAAGAAGATTCTAAAACGTAAATTGACAGACAGTGAAACCGAGAGTAAACTTACGGCTATGaagaattttgattttatttggtTCCCGAGTCCAGCTTTATTTTTAGGTCATCTTTCGAATAGTTCTCTGTTGATGATAGACAAACCGTGGATGGAAGTGGTTAAATCTTTGGATTCTGCACCCGTACACAAACATGTTTACGGGACATAA
- the LOC103428750 gene encoding protein SOB FIVE-LIKE 5-like isoform X3, with product MNISPSQCNSGCESGWTSYLDESSYLSQSQFQKPGGFADYVETKEEEEEDLSMVSDASSGPPHYHEFDEDCVYENRSSFSVSWGSKLGKKSKKKSKGSGSREQHLDDTASSPVLNYSKKKLSVNFPKDESSMQNVLDYSEGFSATNIKHFGFFKSSLAKSPASQKPGDFQGGSWE from the exons ATGAATATATCACCATCACAATGCAATAGTGGGTGTGAATCTGGATGGACAAGTTACCTAGATGAGTCCTCCTATCTTTCTCAAAGTCAGTTCCAAAAACCTGGGGGTTTTGCTGATTATGTGGagacaaaagaagaagaagaagaagatctgTCGATGGTGTCCGATGCTTCTTCTGGACCTCCACATTACCACGAATTCGATGAAGACTGCGTGTACGAAAACAGGTCTTCCTTTTCGGTTTCGTGGGGTTCCAAGTTGGGAAAGAAGAGcaagaagaaaagcaaaggaaGTGGCAGCCGAGAACAACACCTTGATGACACTGCTAGCTCCCCAGTCCTCAACTACTCCAAG AAGAAGTTAAGTGTTAATTTCCCAAAGGATGAATCTTCAATGCAGAATGTATTGGATTACTCTGAGGGTTTTTCTGCAACAAATATAAAG CACTTTGGTTTCTTCAAGTCATCTCTAGCCAAAAGTCCAGCTTCACAAAAACCAG GTGATTTCCAAGGCGGAAGTTGGGAGTGA
- the LOC103428750 gene encoding protein SOB FIVE-LIKE 5-like isoform X1, with amino-acid sequence MNISPSQCNSGCESGWTSYLDESSYLSQSQFQKPGGFADYVETKEEEEEDLSMVSDASSGPPHYHEFDEDCVYENRSSFSVSWGSKLGKKSKKKSKGSGSREQHLDDTASSPVLNYSKKKLSVNFPKDESSMQNVLDYSEGFSATNIKGKSVLLQHFGFFKSSLAKSPASQKPGDFQGGSWE; translated from the exons ATGAATATATCACCATCACAATGCAATAGTGGGTGTGAATCTGGATGGACAAGTTACCTAGATGAGTCCTCCTATCTTTCTCAAAGTCAGTTCCAAAAACCTGGGGGTTTTGCTGATTATGTGGagacaaaagaagaagaagaagaagatctgTCGATGGTGTCCGATGCTTCTTCTGGACCTCCACATTACCACGAATTCGATGAAGACTGCGTGTACGAAAACAGGTCTTCCTTTTCGGTTTCGTGGGGTTCCAAGTTGGGAAAGAAGAGcaagaagaaaagcaaaggaaGTGGCAGCCGAGAACAACACCTTGATGACACTGCTAGCTCCCCAGTCCTCAACTACTCCAAG AAGAAGTTAAGTGTTAATTTCCCAAAGGATGAATCTTCAATGCAGAATGTATTGGATTACTCTGAGGGTTTTTCTGCAACAAATATAAAG GGAAAATCTGTATTGCTGCAGCACTTTGGTTTCTTCAAGTCATCTCTAGCCAAAAGTCCAGCTTCACAAAAACCAG GTGATTTCCAAGGCGGAAGTTGGGAGTGA
- the LOC103428750 gene encoding protein SOB FIVE-LIKE 5-like isoform X4 translates to MNISPSQCNSGCESGWTSYLDESSYLSQSQFQKPGGFADYVETKEEEEEDLSMVSDASSGPPHYHEFDEDCVYENRSSFSVSWGSKLGKKSKKKSKGSGSREQHLDDTASSPVLNYSKKKLSVNFPKDESSMQNVLDYSEGFSATNIKHFGFFKSSLAKSPASQKPVINERR, encoded by the exons ATGAATATATCACCATCACAATGCAATAGTGGGTGTGAATCTGGATGGACAAGTTACCTAGATGAGTCCTCCTATCTTTCTCAAAGTCAGTTCCAAAAACCTGGGGGTTTTGCTGATTATGTGGagacaaaagaagaagaagaagaagatctgTCGATGGTGTCCGATGCTTCTTCTGGACCTCCACATTACCACGAATTCGATGAAGACTGCGTGTACGAAAACAGGTCTTCCTTTTCGGTTTCGTGGGGTTCCAAGTTGGGAAAGAAGAGcaagaagaaaagcaaaggaaGTGGCAGCCGAGAACAACACCTTGATGACACTGCTAGCTCCCCAGTCCTCAACTACTCCAAG AAGAAGTTAAGTGTTAATTTCCCAAAGGATGAATCTTCAATGCAGAATGTATTGGATTACTCTGAGGGTTTTTCTGCAACAAATATAAAG CACTTTGGTTTCTTCAAGTCATCTCTAGCCAAAAGTCCAGCTTCACAAAAACCAG TTATCAATGAGCGCAGGTGA
- the LOC103428750 gene encoding protein SOB FIVE-LIKE 5-like isoform X2, with protein MNISPSQCNSGCESGWTSYLDESSYLSQSQFQKPGGFADYVETKEEEEEDLSMVSDASSGPPHYHEFDEDCVYENRSSFSVSWGSKLGKKSKKKSKGSGSREQHLDDTASSPVLNYSKKKLSVNFPKDESSMQNVLDYSEGFSATNIKGKSVLLQHFGFFKSSLAKSPASQKPVINERR; from the exons ATGAATATATCACCATCACAATGCAATAGTGGGTGTGAATCTGGATGGACAAGTTACCTAGATGAGTCCTCCTATCTTTCTCAAAGTCAGTTCCAAAAACCTGGGGGTTTTGCTGATTATGTGGagacaaaagaagaagaagaagaagatctgTCGATGGTGTCCGATGCTTCTTCTGGACCTCCACATTACCACGAATTCGATGAAGACTGCGTGTACGAAAACAGGTCTTCCTTTTCGGTTTCGTGGGGTTCCAAGTTGGGAAAGAAGAGcaagaagaaaagcaaaggaaGTGGCAGCCGAGAACAACACCTTGATGACACTGCTAGCTCCCCAGTCCTCAACTACTCCAAG AAGAAGTTAAGTGTTAATTTCCCAAAGGATGAATCTTCAATGCAGAATGTATTGGATTACTCTGAGGGTTTTTCTGCAACAAATATAAAG GGAAAATCTGTATTGCTGCAGCACTTTGGTTTCTTCAAGTCATCTCTAGCCAAAAGTCCAGCTTCACAAAAACCAG TTATCAATGAGCGCAGGTGA